From a region of the Mercurialis annua linkage group LG1-X, ddMerAnnu1.2, whole genome shotgun sequence genome:
- the LOC126665130 gene encoding serine/threonine-protein kinase-like protein ACR4, with protein sequence MVISRHLVTSFLGWNAGLLLQLVVLSDLWWLGSGLGSMSSIAISYGENGPVFCGLKSDGSHIVTCYGSNSAIIYGTPAHFPFVGLTAGDGFVCGILMGSNQPYCWGNSGYIQMGVPQPMVKDAEYVEISAGDYHLCGLRKPLTGKNRNYSLVDCWGYNMTKNYVFDGQIRSISAGSEFNCGLFSQNRSVFCWGDETSSHVMSLIPKEMKFLKIAAGGYHVCGILEMNSRAYCWGRSLDLEEEISVTYSGQGNVDLPPRDPMLSVVGGKFHACGIKSYDHGVICWGFIVKPSTPAPDDIKVYEVAAGNYFSCGILAEKSLLPVCWGLGFPSSLPLAVSPGLCKTSPCVPGSYEFSNDNAPCKSPNSHVCLPCSNACPAEMYQKAECTAKADRQCDYNCSSCASAECFSNCSALYTDARGKKDDKFWSLQLPVIIVEVGFAVFLLVVVSTTAILYVRYRLRNCQCSEKESNKSKKNKGAVASSFTKDNGKVRPDLDDLKIRRAQTFAYEDLERATNGFKEESLVGKGSFSCVYKGVMKNGTVVAVKKAIVSSDKQKNSKEFHTELDLLSRLNHAHLLNLLGYCEEDGERLLVYEFMAHGSLHQHLHGKNKVSKEQLDWIRRVTIAVQAARGIEYLHGYACPPVIHRDIKSSNILIDEEHNARVADFGLSLLGPADSSSPLAELPAGTLGYLDPEYYRLHYLTTKSDVYSFGVLLLEILSGRKAIDMQYEDGNIVEWAVPLIKAGDISAILDPVLKPPSDPEALKRIANVACKCVRMKGKERPSMDKVTTALERALAQLMGSPCNEQPILPTEVVLGSSRMHKKSSQRSSNRSASEPEVVEAEDQRFEFRAPSWITFPSVTSSQRRKSSVSEADVEGKTSEARNVGYGGNTGDVLRSLEEEIGPASPQENLFLQHNF encoded by the coding sequence ATGGTAATTTCTAGACATTTGGTTACAAGTTTTCTTGGCTGGAATGCTGGTTTGCTTCTTCAGCTTGTAGTCCTGTCAGATTTATGGTGGTTAGGTTCAGGTCTAGGTTCCATGTCTTCCATTGCCATTTCTTACGGTGAGAATGGTCCTGTTTTTTGTGGGCTAAAATCCGACGGGTCGCATATTGTGACCTGTTATGGTTCGAATTCTGCAATTATCTATGGAACCCCAGCTCATTTTCCTTTTGTTGGCCTCACTGCTGGTGATGGCTTTGTGTGTGGGATTCTGATGGGGTCTAATCAGCCTTATTGTTGGGGAAATAGTGGCTATATTCAAATGGGTGTTCCTCAACCTATGGTGAAAGATGCTGAGTATGTAGAAATTAGTGCAGGTGATTACCATTTATGCGGATTGCGAAAGCCGTTAACAGGAAAGAATAGGAACTATTCTCTTGTTGATTGTTGGGGATATAACATGACCAAGAATTATGTGTTTGATGGGCAGATTCGGTCGATATCGGCGGGTTCCGAGTTTAATTGTGGATTGTTTTCTCAGAATAGGAGTGTTTTCTGTTGGGGTGATGAGACTAGTAGTCATGTAATGAGCTTGATTCCTAAAGAAATGAAGTTTCTAAAAATCGCAGCCGGTGGTTATCATGTTTGTGGGATTTTAGAGATGAATTCTAGAGCCTATTGTTGGGGAAGAAGCTTGGATCTTGAGGAAGAGATATCTGTGACATATTCAGGTCAAGGAAATGTTGATTTGCCTCCAAGAGATCCAATGCTTTCGGTTGTCGGTGGAAAATTCCATGCTTGTGGAATCAAGAGCTATGACCATGGTGTGATTTGTTGGGGTTTTATCGTAAAGCCGAGCACTCCAGCTCCTGATGATATTAAAGTCTATGAAGTTGCTGCTGGAAATTACTTCTCTTGTGGAATTCTTGCTGAGAAATCTCTCCTACCGGTTTGTTGGGGTCTCGGCTTTCCTAGCTCTCTGCCTTTAGCCGTCTCACCTGGACTCTGCAAAACTAGTCCTTGCGTCCCCGGTTCCTACGAATTTAGCAATGATAATGCACCTTGCAAGTCTCCCAATTCTCATGTCTGTTTGCCCTGCAGTAATGCTTGCCCTGCAGAAATGTATCAGAAAGCTGAATGTACTGCAAAAGCGGATCGCCAATGTGATTATAATTGTTCAAGTTGTGCTTCGGCAGAATGCTTCTCGAATTGTTCTGCCTTGTATACTGATGCTAGAGGGAAGAAGGATGATAAGTTTTGGTCATTGCAACTTCCAGTCATCATTGTGGAGGTCGGATTCGCAGTGTTCTTGTTGGTTGTTGTATCGACAACTGCAATCTTATACGTTCGATACAGATTGAGGAACTGCCAATGCTCGGAAAAGGAATCCAATAAGTCCAAGAAAAATAAAGGGGCAGTTGCTTCATCATTTACTAAAGACAATGGAAAAGTTCGGCCTGACTTGGATGATCTTAAGATAAGGAGAGCCCAGACCTTCGCTTACGAGGACCTCGAGAGGGCCACAAACGGGTTCAAAGAAGAATCGTTAGTCGGAAAAGGGAGTTTTTCGTGTGTCTACAAAGGGGTAATGAAAAATGGTACAGTTGTTGCTGTTAAGAAAGCTATTGTGTCTTCTGATAAGCAGAAAAACTCGAAAGAATTCCACACCGAGCTTGATCTACTATCAAGATTAAATCATGCCCATCTGCTCAACCTTCTTGGCTATTGTGAAGAAGACGGAGAAAGGCTTTTAGTTTACGAGTTCATGGCTCACGGATCCTTGCACCAGCACCTTCATGGCAAGAACAAAGTCTCGAAAGAGCAATTGGATTGGATTCGAAGGGTTACCATTGCAGTCCAAGCAGCTCGAGGAATCGAGTATCTACATGGCTATGCTTGTCCGCCTGTAATTCATCGAGACATCAAATCTTCAAACATTCTGATTGATGAAGAACACAATGCTCGAGTGGCAGATTTTGGTCTCTCTTTATTAGGACCAGCGGATAGCAGCTCACCATTAGCCGAGCTACCTGCAGGCACGCTTGGCTATCTCGATCCTGAGTACTATCGACTGCACTACCTCACTACCAAATCAGATGTTTATAGCTTCGGGGTATTACTTTTGGAAATCCTCAGTGGCAGAAAGGCTATAGATATGCAATATGAAGACGGGAACATAGTCGAATGGGCGGTTCCACTAATCAAAGCCGGAGACATATCAGCAATCTTGGATCCAGTTCTGAAGCCACCCTCAGATCCTGAAGCCCTGAAAAGAATAGCAAACGTAGCTTGCAAATGTGTTAGAATGAAAGGCAAGGAAAGGCCATCAATGGATAAAGTAACAACAGCATTAGAGCGCGCCCTCGCTCAGCTGATGGGCAGTCCGTGTAACGAGCAACCGATATTGCCAACGGAAGTAGTTCTCGGAAGCAGTAGAATGCATAAGAAATCATCTCAAAGGTCATCAAACCGATCAGCATCGGAACCTGAAGTGGTAGAAGCCGAGGATCAAAGATTCGAGTTTCGAGCTCCTTCATGGATAACATTTCCAAGTGTTACTTCTTCTCAAAGGAGAAAATCTTCAGTTTCTGAAGCAGATGTTGAGGGGAAAACTTCAGAAGCAAGAAATGTAGGCTATGGTGGAAATACAGGGGATGTGTTAAGGAGTTTGGAAGAAGAGATAGGTCCTGCTTCTCCTCAAGAAAACTTGTTCTTGCAGCATAATTTCTGA